A stretch of Coturnix japonica isolate 7356 chromosome 11, Coturnix japonica 2.1, whole genome shotgun sequence DNA encodes these proteins:
- the LOC107319257 gene encoding uncharacterized protein LOC107319257 isoform X1: MSSVCQSEKQHLDLSIVKLLLLALRHPDCKQNTEIDFACVLLMPTNVPTCQLQSQQSTPCAQCKPDASTRGPELSVLGPERLIGKLKVFKSAASQPSSSSGRVVVPTFHLLQSIQTTQRGAGHCLPALSNVLLNHWATKHAEGHQSSLYHPSLVWTGDNDTGYEKTKVTDICNVPNLVHPARHSSTEFNHVGQLVPFPKLALKDTQQKSALSQCLQM, from the exons ATGAGCAGTGTGTGTCAGAGTGAGAAACAGCACCTGGATCTCTCAATTGTGAAGCTGTTGCTCTTGGCACTGCGTCACCCTGACTGCAAACAAAACACCGAGATTGACTTTGCCTGCGTCCTTCTTATGCCTACAAATG TGCCCACTTGCCAGCTTCAGAGCCAGCAGTCCACACCATGTGCCCAATGCAAGCCTGATGCTTCCACACGAGGTCCAGAACTGTCAGTGTTGGGACCAGAGAGACTAATAGGAAAACTTAAAGTTTTTAAGtctgcagccagccagcccagcagctcctctggaAG GGTCGTTGTTCCCACCTTCCACCTCTTGCAGAGCATCCAGACGACGCAGCGGGGAGCTGGGCACTGCTTGCCAGCACTCAGCAATGTGCTGTTGAATCACTGGGCCACAAA GCATGCTGAGGGCCATCAGTCAAGTCTGTACCACCCCAGTTTGGTTTGGACAGGAGACAATGATACAGGTTATGAGAAAACCAAAGTGACTGACATCTGCAACGTTCCTAACCTTGTTCATCCAGCACGTCATTCCAGCACAGAATTCAACCATGTTGGCCAG TTGGTTCCTTTCCCAAAGTTGGCCTTAAAGGACACACAACAGAAATCTGCTCTCAGCCAGTGCCTGCAGATGTAG
- the CEBPA gene encoding CCAAT/enhancer-binding protein alpha has protein sequence MEQANFYEVDSRPPMSSGQHHQLQTPLPGSAYGYREAPSAAAPAAGGAELGDICENEHSIDISAYIDPAAFNDEFLADLFQHSKQQEKHKAVLAGDFDFHSMHGAGAAASAPGHHPQHQQQPLFGCAAGYMDGKLDPLYERIAAPGLRPLVIKQEPREEEEVKAAALAALYPHPQQHPSHLQYQIAHCAQTTVHLQPGHPTPPPTPVPSPHHPHHPHPPGALPAAPGALKMMPADHRGKSKKTVDKNSNEYRVRRERNNIAVRKSRDKAKQRNLETQQKVLELTTDNERLRKRVEQLSRELETLRGIFRQLPESSLVKAMGSCA, from the coding sequence ATGGAGCAAGCCAACTTCTACGAGGTCGATTCCCGGCCCCCGATGAGCAGCGGCCAGCACCACCAGCTCCAGACTCCCCTGCCCGGCAGCGCCTACGGCTACAGAGAGGCTCCCTCGGCGGCGGCACCTGCTGCGGGCGGCGCGGAGCTCGGCGACATCTGCGAGAACGAGCACTCCATCGACATCAGCGCCTACATCGACCCCGCCGCCTTCAACGACGAGTTCCTGGCCGACCTcttccagcacagcaagcagcaggagaagcacaAGGCCGTCCTGGCCGGGGATTTCGATTTCCACAGCATGCACGGGGCCGGCGCGGCCGCCTCGGCTCCGGGGCACCACCcgcagcaccagcagcagccgcTGTTCGGCTGCGCGGCCGGCTACATGGACGGCAAGCTCGACCCGCTGTACGAGCGCATCGCCGCGCCGGGTCTGCGGCCGCTGGTCATCAAGCAGGAGCCCcgcgaggaggaggaggtgaaggCGGCGGCCCTGGCGGCCCTCTACCCGCACCCGCAGCAGCACCCGTCCCACCTGCAGTACCAGATCGCCCACTGCGCTCAGACCACCGTGCACCTGCAGCCCGGGCACCCCACGCCGCCCCCCACGCCCGTGCCCAGCCCGCACCACCCGCACCATCCGCACCCCCCGGGCGCGTTGCCCGCCGCCCCCGGCGCCCTCAAGATGATGCCCGCCGACCACCGCGGCAAATCCAAAAAGACAGTGGACAAGAACAGCAACGAGTACCGAGTGCGCCGGGAGCGCAACAACATCGCGGTGCGCAAGAGCCGGGACAAGGCCAAGCAGCGCAACCTGGAGACGCAGCAGAAGGTGCTGGAGCTCACCACCGACAACGAGCGGCTGCGGAAGCGGGTGGAGCAGCTCAGCCGGGAGCTGGAGACTCTGCGGGGCATCTTCAGGCAGCTGCCCGAGAGCTCGCTGGTGAAGGCCATGGGCAGCTGCGCTTAG
- the LOC107319257 gene encoding uncharacterized protein LOC107319257 isoform X2: protein MSSVCQSEKQHLDLSIVKLLLLALRHPDCKQNTEIDFACVLLMPTNVPTCQLQSQQSTPCAQCKPDASTRGPELSVLGPERLIGKLKVFKSAASQPSSSSGRHAEGHQSSLYHPSLVWTGDNDTGYEKTKVTDICNVPNLVHPARHSSTEFNHVGQLVPFPKLALKDTQQKSALSQCLQM, encoded by the exons ATGAGCAGTGTGTGTCAGAGTGAGAAACAGCACCTGGATCTCTCAATTGTGAAGCTGTTGCTCTTGGCACTGCGTCACCCTGACTGCAAACAAAACACCGAGATTGACTTTGCCTGCGTCCTTCTTATGCCTACAAATG TGCCCACTTGCCAGCTTCAGAGCCAGCAGTCCACACCATGTGCCCAATGCAAGCCTGATGCTTCCACACGAGGTCCAGAACTGTCAGTGTTGGGACCAGAGAGACTAATAGGAAAACTTAAAGTTTTTAAGtctgcagccagccagcccagcagctcctctggaAG GCATGCTGAGGGCCATCAGTCAAGTCTGTACCACCCCAGTTTGGTTTGGACAGGAGACAATGATACAGGTTATGAGAAAACCAAAGTGACTGACATCTGCAACGTTCCTAACCTTGTTCATCCAGCACGTCATTCCAGCACAGAATTCAACCATGTTGGCCAG TTGGTTCCTTTCCCAAAGTTGGCCTTAAAGGACACACAACAGAAATCTGCTCTCAGCCAGTGCCTGCAGATGTAG